Proteins co-encoded in one Corynebacterium tuberculostearicum genomic window:
- a CDS encoding class I SAM-dependent methyltransferase: MSFTRPEHLSSIDAESWPNVATVPAPRWPGMKARRAEAEFAKACDDAGLELDLDAEGGPDLKVGHDALFERIAATGWLGFAESYMAGEWTVTSSSQLVKVLGRLLGAGYLPKAKMLGAGKSEPGELPLELVRLYAGDGLSHVGGIFSSGVPTTIRETVESYSPKAGRKGPKSHFVDVTTLSEPTSVDRDDLGDAQRRAADWLLDVTRTGAGTHLLVYPAAGMQPAMRATKRRTTVDVLTSDVDQMSHMREALVLEGANDSIHIERIPGVVPNPKQWKGHYDAIVTVEKVEQLSASERKDYIRAVDRFLTPNGRAGIQSIVATESMTEAGKASLQALRAYVWPGLDYPRTAEMHQLVDKNSNLRIVSETHVGTHYLESLRQQRSFFDGHLREAAAAGFDPVFRRLWTFQFALREALLTLGMIDSVQFGLAHRNRGGRR; encoded by the coding sequence ATGTCTTTTACCCGCCCTGAGCATTTGAGCTCTATCGATGCAGAATCCTGGCCCAATGTGGCTACGGTTCCCGCACCTCGTTGGCCTGGAATGAAAGCCCGCCGGGCAGAGGCTGAATTTGCCAAGGCCTGCGATGATGCCGGTCTAGAACTTGACCTCGATGCCGAAGGTGGACCAGATCTCAAGGTGGGGCATGATGCTTTGTTTGAGCGCATTGCCGCTACCGGTTGGCTGGGATTTGCGGAAAGTTATATGGCAGGAGAGTGGACCGTCACCTCCTCCTCGCAGCTGGTAAAGGTGCTCGGCCGCCTATTGGGAGCAGGCTACCTCCCCAAGGCCAAAATGCTTGGTGCTGGTAAGTCGGAGCCAGGGGAGCTGCCGCTGGAATTGGTTCGGCTCTATGCCGGCGATGGATTAAGCCATGTAGGTGGGATTTTTTCCAGTGGCGTACCGACCACCATTAGGGAAACGGTGGAAAGCTATAGCCCCAAGGCCGGCCGCAAGGGGCCGAAGAGCCACTTCGTCGATGTCACGACGCTGAGTGAGCCCACGAGTGTGGACAGGGATGACCTAGGAGATGCGCAGCGCCGCGCGGCGGATTGGCTGCTTGACGTCACCCGCACCGGCGCCGGAACCCACCTGTTGGTATACCCGGCTGCCGGAATGCAGCCGGCGATGCGGGCGACTAAGCGGCGCACTACGGTAGACGTTTTGACCAGTGATGTGGACCAAATGAGCCACATGCGCGAGGCCCTCGTACTAGAGGGGGCAAACGATTCCATCCACATCGAACGCATTCCCGGCGTCGTCCCGAATCCCAAGCAGTGGAAAGGGCACTATGACGCCATCGTCACCGTAGAAAAGGTAGAACAACTCAGCGCTAGTGAGCGCAAAGACTACATCCGCGCAGTCGACCGGTTCTTGACGCCTAATGGGCGGGCAGGAATCCAATCCATCGTGGCGACCGAGTCGATGACGGAGGCCGGTAAGGCCTCGCTACAGGCCTTAAGAGCCTATGTGTGGCCGGGGTTGGACTATCCGCGCACCGCGGAGATGCACCAGCTAGTAGATAAGAACTCCAATTTGCGCATCGTGTCCGAAACACACGTGGGCACCCATTACTTGGAGTCCCTGCGTCAGCAGCGATCCTTTTTCGACGGGCACCTGCGAGAGGCAGCGGCCGCTGGGTTCGACCCAGTCTTCCGCCGCTTGTGGACCTTCCAATTTGCCCTCCGCGAGGCCCTTTTGACGCTCGGGATGATTGACTCGGTGCAATTTGGGTTGGCCCACCGCAACCGCGGGGGACGGCGTTAG
- a CDS encoding PaaI family thioesterase has translation MSDTQKLNDLLHLAHTRVLNAEELESLNALNGGLAELLGLQFTHVGPREARAKLQVRPEHHQPWGVANGGLYCSIAETVASIASVAAADAPAVGVNNSSDFIRSTGEGELEAVATPVQLGSRTHLWSVEMLQGGKLIARTTLRTMILS, from the coding sequence ATGTCGGATACGCAGAAACTCAATGACTTGCTCCATCTTGCACATACGCGCGTGCTCAATGCGGAAGAATTAGAGTCACTCAATGCCTTAAACGGCGGCCTAGCGGAACTACTTGGGCTGCAGTTTACTCACGTTGGCCCCCGAGAGGCACGCGCGAAACTGCAGGTCCGCCCGGAGCACCACCAACCCTGGGGCGTGGCAAACGGTGGGTTGTATTGCTCCATTGCAGAAACTGTGGCCTCCATTGCCAGCGTGGCGGCTGCCGACGCCCCCGCGGTCGGCGTGAATAATTCCAGCGACTTTATCCGTTCAACTGGAGAGGGAGAGCTGGAGGCGGTGGCCACCCCAGTGCAGCTAGGTAGCCGCACGCACTTGTGGAGTGTTGAGATGCTCCAGGGCGGCAAGCTCATTGCCCGGACCACTCTGCGCACCATGATCTTGAGCTAA
- a CDS encoding bifunctional hydroxymethylpyrimidine kinase/phosphomethylpyrimidine kinase has protein sequence MAKGIYPRVLSIAGTDPTGGAGIQADLKAISAAGGYGMTVVTALVAQNTQGVRSVHVPPLNFLQEQLDSVIEDVEIDAVKIGMLADAAITTKVADFLRRLPETVPVVLDPVMVATSGDRLLEEEAEQAVRDLCSQVDLITPNLKELAVLTQTQEAKDLEQAIATAKDWAKAADTAVVVKSGHLDSDISDNAVVSPDGSVHRVPSSRVDTKNTHGTGCSLSSALATRLGAGDSAATALTWSTQWLHEAIANADALQVGKGHGPVDHQHRAQRLMQAASTLPQPYLSGSLKEPDDVDQPRVPAAGPHTQRLWNLAGDHWEAIKALPFIQALGTGALDKDAFGFYLDQDAQYLNAYSKALARLASQAPEPAQQLHWAEGAHDCLAVEAELHRGWLESEMTAAASGVTSAYTDFLIGSTHTDDYVVGAAAVLPCYWLYAEVGLHLAEFDSPEHPYHSWLSMYGGEDFLNGVRASLDIVEDALSRADERTRMRAERAYITASHHEVDFFDQADRRF, from the coding sequence GTGGCTAAAGGAATCTATCCTCGAGTTCTATCCATCGCCGGTACCGACCCAACAGGCGGCGCAGGTATTCAGGCTGACTTGAAGGCTATCTCCGCCGCGGGCGGTTACGGCATGACCGTGGTTACTGCCTTGGTGGCCCAAAATACCCAAGGTGTGCGCAGCGTCCATGTCCCCCCACTGAATTTCCTGCAAGAACAGTTGGATTCGGTCATTGAGGACGTAGAGATCGATGCAGTAAAGATCGGCATGCTGGCTGACGCCGCCATTACCACCAAGGTCGCAGACTTCCTCCGGCGCCTTCCGGAGACCGTTCCCGTTGTACTCGATCCGGTCATGGTAGCCACCAGCGGTGACCGGCTTTTGGAAGAAGAAGCAGAGCAGGCCGTGCGCGATCTGTGTTCTCAGGTCGATCTCATCACTCCGAATTTAAAAGAATTGGCAGTTTTGACCCAGACGCAAGAGGCTAAGGACCTCGAGCAGGCCATCGCCACTGCCAAAGATTGGGCCAAGGCTGCAGATACCGCGGTCGTCGTCAAGAGCGGGCACCTCGATTCCGATATCTCAGACAATGCGGTAGTAAGCCCAGATGGGTCTGTACATCGCGTGCCTTCAAGCCGCGTGGATACGAAAAACACCCACGGGACGGGTTGCTCCCTTTCTTCTGCTTTGGCCACACGCTTAGGTGCCGGTGATAGCGCTGCCACAGCTCTTACGTGGTCCACCCAGTGGTTGCACGAGGCAATTGCGAATGCGGATGCGCTGCAAGTGGGTAAAGGACATGGCCCCGTAGATCACCAGCACCGCGCGCAGCGCCTGATGCAGGCTGCCTCTACCCTGCCCCAGCCTTATCTATCCGGCAGCCTGAAGGAACCGGATGACGTCGATCAGCCACGCGTTCCTGCGGCCGGACCACACACGCAGCGGCTGTGGAACTTGGCCGGAGATCACTGGGAGGCCATCAAGGCGCTACCCTTTATTCAAGCGCTGGGCACAGGGGCTTTGGATAAAGATGCGTTCGGCTTCTACCTCGACCAAGATGCTCAATACCTCAACGCCTATTCCAAGGCACTGGCTCGTCTCGCCAGCCAAGCACCAGAACCGGCACAGCAACTGCACTGGGCCGAGGGGGCGCACGATTGCCTAGCGGTAGAGGCAGAGCTACATCGCGGTTGGCTGGAGAGCGAAATGACTGCCGCAGCCTCTGGGGTTACCAGTGCCTATACGGATTTCCTCATCGGCTCGACGCATACCGATGATTACGTCGTGGGCGCGGCAGCTGTACTTCCCTGCTACTGGTTGTATGCAGAAGTAGGCCTCCACCTTGCAGAATTTGATTCCCCAGAGCACCCATACCACTCCTGGCTATCCATGTACGGCGGCGAGGACTTCCTCAACGGAGTACGCGCAAGCCTTGACATAGTCGAGGACGCGCTCAGCAGGGCGGATGAGCGAACCCGCATGCGCGCCGAGCGCGCTTATATCACCGCAAGTCACCACGAGGTCGATTTCTTCGACCAAGCCGATAGGCGCTTTTAG
- a CDS encoding class I SAM-dependent methyltransferase — protein MPTWKEVTQANPEHSHNFARKWKLLAAQGKDINGEARLIDAMVERNSTILDAGCGTGRVGGELLRRGHSVVGVDVDPILIEHAEHDFPEGQWFVGDLCEEEVPEGPFDIAVSAGNVMGFLAKEGREPALRNIFNSLKPGGRLVTGFGEGRGWMFSDFLDMAQKVGYRVDFTFSSWDMKLFSEHSTFLVAVLSRPGSDLLA, from the coding sequence ATGCCTACGTGGAAAGAAGTAACCCAAGCTAATCCCGAGCACTCCCATAATTTTGCACGCAAATGGAAGCTGCTTGCCGCACAGGGCAAGGACATCAATGGTGAGGCTCGGCTTATCGACGCCATGGTGGAACGCAACTCCACCATTCTCGACGCCGGCTGTGGCACCGGCCGCGTAGGCGGCGAGCTGCTTCGCCGCGGCCACAGCGTCGTGGGAGTCGACGTAGATCCCATCCTCATCGAGCACGCCGAGCACGATTTCCCAGAGGGGCAATGGTTCGTCGGTGACTTGTGCGAGGAAGAGGTGCCAGAAGGACCCTTTGATATTGCCGTATCTGCCGGCAATGTCATGGGCTTCTTAGCAAAGGAAGGCCGCGAGCCTGCACTGCGCAATATTTTTAATTCCCTCAAGCCGGGTGGGCGCCTCGTTACCGGCTTTGGCGAGGGCCGCGGCTGGATGTTCTCCGATTTCCTCGACATGGCGCAAAAGGTGGGCTACCGAGTCGACTTCACGTTCTCTTCGTGGGACATGAAGCTCTTCTCGGAGCACTCCACCTTCCTCGTCGCTGTCCTCTCGCGTCCGGGATCAGACCTACTGGCCTAA
- a CDS encoding YceI family protein, which translates to MKKLFYNRKLVITIFVVLIVLLTAVAIGPMVYSLLKGTGVKTEAISADGAKAASTELDGSWQVAKGRADNHTSVGFTFNEALPAEKTTTSGSTTEVTGQADISHSTLKNAMVTVDMDELTTDKKVRDKNMKSKLFETQLFPESSFELTKPASLADVPDDGTIGKVELTGDLTIKDKTHEITQDFDVLRDGDQIVIGGTVPVDRLDYGVETPEMLAAKVEEKGEVNLRISFEKN; encoded by the coding sequence ATGAAAAAGCTTTTTTATAACCGGAAGCTCGTCATCACCATCTTTGTGGTGCTGATCGTATTGCTCACCGCCGTGGCTATTGGCCCTATGGTGTATTCGCTCCTGAAAGGCACAGGCGTGAAGACTGAAGCAATCTCGGCAGATGGTGCCAAGGCCGCCTCAACGGAGCTGGATGGGTCGTGGCAAGTAGCCAAGGGCCGTGCCGATAACCATACTTCGGTAGGCTTTACCTTTAATGAGGCCCTACCTGCGGAAAAGACCACCACATCGGGTTCAACCACCGAGGTTACTGGCCAGGCAGATATTTCTCATTCCACCCTCAAAAATGCCATGGTCACTGTTGATATGGATGAGCTGACCACGGATAAGAAGGTCCGCGATAAGAATATGAAGTCCAAGCTCTTTGAGACCCAGCTTTTCCCGGAGTCTTCCTTTGAGCTTACGAAGCCAGCATCGCTTGCCGACGTCCCCGATGACGGCACCATTGGCAAGGTTGAGCTCACCGGCGATCTGACGATCAAGGATAAGACGCACGAGATCACTCAGGATTTTGACGTCCTTCGTGATGGAGACCAGATCGTCATCGGCGGAACCGTGCCAGTTGATCGCCTTGATTACGGCGTAGAGACCCCAGAGATGCTTGCCGCCAAGGTAGAAGAAAAGGGCGAGGTTAATCTTCGCATTTCCTTTGAAAAGAACTAG
- a CDS encoding Dyp-type peroxidase: MTIQHVVDKPSRAALFLVLEIKNGGEQATRDMLTGFAGLFKSVNFRYNEGELYTVVGIGASMWPRLTSAPLPDRLKKFEAIDAAHNAPATPGDILFHFRANSYDLCHEMARQVLDQLGEAATVVDETHGFKYLDQRDLLGFVDGTANPLAEEALDTVLLGDDADYPRGSYVTVQKYIHDLTKWNELSTEEQEKVIGRTKADDIELDDDTKPSNSHVALNDLEEDIYRENMVFGSFAAGEMGTYFIGYAKDPENVMERLRNMFIGKPEGNYDRILDFSTALTGTNFFVPSADLMKNFDELPPA, translated from the coding sequence ATGACGATTCAGCATGTAGTAGATAAGCCCTCCCGCGCAGCGCTTTTCCTAGTCCTAGAGATCAAGAACGGCGGTGAGCAAGCCACCCGTGACATGCTCACGGGGTTCGCCGGGCTCTTCAAGTCCGTGAACTTCCGCTATAACGAGGGTGAGCTTTATACCGTAGTTGGCATCGGAGCCTCCATGTGGCCGCGTTTGACCAGCGCTCCCCTTCCTGATCGGCTGAAGAAATTTGAGGCAATTGACGCAGCACATAATGCTCCCGCGACTCCAGGCGATATCCTGTTTCACTTCCGGGCTAATAGCTACGATCTCTGCCACGAAATGGCCCGCCAGGTTCTAGACCAACTGGGTGAGGCCGCAACCGTTGTCGATGAAACCCACGGCTTTAAATACCTTGACCAGCGCGATTTGCTAGGGTTTGTGGACGGCACAGCCAATCCCCTGGCCGAGGAGGCTTTGGATACCGTGTTGCTTGGCGATGACGCCGACTACCCCCGCGGCTCCTATGTCACCGTTCAAAAATATATCCATGACCTTACCAAGTGGAATGAGCTAAGTACCGAGGAGCAAGAGAAGGTCATCGGGCGCACCAAAGCCGATGATATCGAATTGGACGATGACACTAAGCCATCAAATTCCCACGTCGCACTCAACGATTTAGAGGAAGATATCTACCGCGAGAACATGGTCTTCGGCTCTTTCGCCGCGGGTGAGATGGGCACCTACTTCATTGGCTATGCCAAGGACCCAGAAAACGTCATGGAGCGCCTGCGCAATATGTTCATTGGCAAACCGGAGGGAAACTACGACCGCATCTTGGACTTCTCCACCGCGCTTACAGGCACCAATTTCTTTGTGCCCAGCGCGGATCTGATGAAGAACTTCGACGAGCTGCCGCCGGCCTAA
- the thiM gene encoding hydroxyethylthiazole kinase — translation MDYSFLRAHDSVRESTPLIQCLTNKVVSNVTANTLLAVGASPAMVDTPEESREFAQIASGVLINCGTPTSEQYDGMREAIAGANAAQTPWVLDPVGAGGLSKRTEFMREVLPQGPAAIRGNASEIIALAGTGQGGRGVESTDGVDAAIESALTLSRDTGAVVAISGPRDLIIHVGDTTRAVYLESGHPMLQNVIGTGCSLGAICTAYLASWKDPFEAIIAAHAHVGAAGTIAAEKQHAPGSFAVAWLDALYDVPTADIEGLITVTPGEGI, via the coding sequence GTGGATTATTCTTTTCTGCGCGCACACGATTCTGTGCGCGAGTCCACGCCGCTTATTCAATGCTTGACCAATAAGGTCGTCAGCAACGTTACTGCCAACACCCTCTTGGCCGTCGGCGCAAGCCCCGCAATGGTGGATACCCCGGAAGAATCCCGGGAATTCGCCCAGATAGCCAGTGGGGTTCTGATCAATTGTGGCACTCCTACCTCCGAACAATATGACGGCATGCGCGAAGCCATCGCGGGAGCGAATGCCGCCCAGACTCCCTGGGTGCTAGACCCTGTGGGCGCTGGTGGATTGTCTAAGCGCACCGAATTCATGCGGGAAGTGCTGCCACAGGGGCCGGCAGCTATCCGAGGCAATGCATCGGAAATTATCGCCCTAGCAGGCACTGGACAAGGAGGCCGCGGGGTGGAATCAACCGATGGCGTTGACGCCGCTATTGAGTCTGCCTTGACCCTATCTCGGGATACCGGCGCCGTGGTGGCCATTTCAGGGCCGCGAGACCTCATCATCCACGTCGGTGATACAACTCGTGCGGTCTACTTGGAATCGGGCCATCCAATGCTCCAAAACGTCATTGGCACTGGCTGTTCACTCGGTGCTATTTGCACAGCTTATTTGGCATCGTGGAAAGATCCCTTCGAGGCCATCATCGCGGCCCACGCACACGTTGGCGCGGCCGGCACTATCGCTGCTGAAAAGCAGCATGCGCCTGGTTCCTTTGCTGTAGCCTGGCTCGATGCGCTTTACGATGTTCCAACTGCAGACATCGAAGGCCTCATCACCGTGACCCCAGGCGAGGGGATCTAA
- a CDS encoding saccharopine dehydrogenase family protein — protein sequence MSDITVYGATGLVGQLVARYLASIDAPSVTLAGRNRPLLAALRDEFNPHWDIAIASAEDATAVERMVQRTRVVITVVGPYTLYGDNVIAACAEHGVDYVDLCGEVPFIRSSIDSHHAAAQSSGARIIPSCGFDSVPSDIGMLNLFLAAGKPFARVDMVVDKLKGGISPGTIDSSLQVSHAAHADRDIARNLHNPYSLDPDPKTGPRLEGLQRDFEVRQIDGIGWVGPFFMSMFNTRVVRRSNALLGRAWGTHLFYKEAWLAGSGLLGRARAYGLALATKLLFDGTQSRLRPLVEKVLPKPGREGAHFQVSHHGITEDGQRWRATLSAQGDPGYEVTAMMLSQAALCLLDSRTAAERTGGILTPATGLGEPYLKRLSTHGMNFNTERVD from the coding sequence ATGAGCGATATCACCGTGTACGGCGCCACCGGGCTCGTTGGCCAATTGGTGGCGCGCTACTTAGCGTCGATTGACGCACCTTCAGTTACCCTCGCTGGTCGGAACCGACCTCTGCTGGCTGCCCTCCGCGATGAGTTTAACCCGCACTGGGACATCGCCATCGCCTCCGCCGAGGACGCGACTGCAGTTGAGCGAATGGTGCAACGAACACGGGTGGTTATCACCGTTGTCGGTCCTTATACCCTGTACGGCGATAATGTCATTGCTGCCTGCGCGGAGCACGGCGTGGATTATGTAGACCTGTGCGGCGAGGTCCCCTTCATCCGCAGTAGCATCGACTCCCACCACGCCGCCGCCCAGTCCTCAGGCGCGCGTATTATCCCTTCCTGCGGTTTCGATTCCGTGCCGTCCGATATTGGTATGCTCAACCTCTTTTTAGCTGCGGGAAAGCCATTTGCGCGGGTTGACATGGTCGTCGACAAGCTCAAAGGCGGAATCTCGCCAGGCACGATCGATTCATCGCTGCAGGTCTCGCATGCCGCGCATGCTGATAGGGATATCGCCCGCAACCTGCACAACCCTTATTCTTTGGACCCGGATCCGAAAACAGGCCCGCGCTTGGAAGGCCTCCAACGGGACTTCGAGGTCAGGCAGATTGATGGCATTGGCTGGGTGGGACCGTTTTTTATGTCGATGTTCAATACTCGGGTAGTTCGCCGCTCGAACGCCCTGCTTGGGCGTGCATGGGGCACCCACTTGTTCTACAAGGAAGCATGGTTAGCTGGTTCTGGTTTGCTCGGCCGCGCGCGGGCATACGGGCTGGCCTTGGCCACCAAGTTGCTTTTTGATGGCACCCAATCACGCCTGCGGCCGCTGGTGGAAAAGGTTCTGCCCAAACCTGGGCGGGAGGGCGCACATTTCCAGGTCAGTCACCATGGAATAACTGAGGACGGCCAGCGCTGGCGCGCAACACTCTCTGCGCAAGGTGATCCCGGCTACGAGGTGACCGCAATGATGCTGAGCCAAGCCGCGTTATGCCTCTTGGATTCGCGCACGGCGGCCGAGCGTACCGGCGGCATTCTGACCCCGGCCACTGGACTCGGTGAGCCGTACCTTAAACGGCTTTCCACTCACGGAATGAACTTTAATACCGAACGGGTGGATTAG
- a CDS encoding magnesium and cobalt transport protein CorA yields the protein MPSVPSPFRGRKKPGPPSKPSSLPVPPERAIEHCRVFVDGEALPGEYSTSSALEAIEEYGRGFIWVGMHEPYESQMTKVASQFGIHELIVEDAVMAHQRPKLERYDDQLFVVARSVNYRDHDEVTDKRQIISTGEIQMIMGSNFIITVRHGAKLPNLAYTVEDEQDLVELGPVAMAWKILDMMVDRYSEISRLISIEVDELEEEIFTPNLKFDVDRIYMFKREVLEMKHAIDPLSVALKSMVSDHKDLISKQLRSYLRDVNDHELVVKDQVSSFDERLTSLIDASVAKVTMQQNSDMRTISAVVGMWAAPTLVAGIYGMNFDIMPELHWALGYPMAIIIMIMVVVGLWAWFRKNHWL from the coding sequence ATGCCATCCGTACCTTCACCCTTTAGGGGCCGCAAGAAACCCGGACCTCCCAGTAAGCCATCTTCCCTGCCGGTACCGCCGGAGCGTGCTATCGAACACTGCCGTGTTTTTGTTGATGGTGAGGCGCTTCCCGGTGAGTACTCCACCAGCTCTGCCTTGGAAGCTATCGAGGAATACGGACGCGGCTTCATTTGGGTAGGCATGCACGAGCCCTATGAGTCCCAGATGACCAAAGTGGCCTCCCAGTTTGGCATCCACGAACTTATCGTGGAAGACGCCGTTATGGCCCACCAGCGTCCCAAGCTCGAGCGCTACGATGATCAGCTCTTCGTCGTCGCCCGCTCCGTTAACTACCGCGACCATGATGAAGTGACGGATAAGCGCCAGATCATTTCTACCGGTGAGATCCAGATGATCATGGGCTCTAACTTCATCATTACTGTGCGCCACGGGGCAAAACTGCCCAACCTTGCGTACACGGTGGAAGATGAGCAGGATTTGGTTGAGCTTGGCCCTGTGGCCATGGCTTGGAAGATCCTGGATATGATGGTGGACCGCTACTCGGAGATTTCCCGCCTCATTAGCATCGAGGTTGATGAGCTAGAAGAGGAAATCTTTACACCTAACCTCAAATTTGATGTGGACCGCATCTACATGTTTAAGCGTGAGGTGCTGGAGATGAAACATGCCATCGATCCTTTATCGGTGGCGCTTAAATCCATGGTTTCAGATCACAAAGATCTAATTTCTAAGCAATTGCGTTCCTACCTGCGGGACGTCAACGACCATGAGCTCGTGGTCAAAGACCAAGTATCCAGCTTCGACGAGCGCCTCACCTCGCTTATCGACGCCTCGGTAGCCAAGGTCACCATGCAGCAAAACTCCGATATGCGCACCATTTCCGCAGTCGTTGGCATGTGGGCCGCGCCCACCTTGGTGGCCGGTATCTACGGTATGAACTTCGATATCATGCCAGAGCTGCACTGGGCTCTGGGCTACCCGATGGCGATTATCATCATGATCATGGTCGTCGTAGGGCTCTGGGCTTGGTTCCGTAAGAACCACTGGCTTTAA
- the thiE gene encoding thiamine phosphate synthase yields MAIDWTLYLVTDPHLAGRRDNVVGIVQEAIRGGVTVVQLRDKEASDEQIESTARELLAVLGDVPLFINDRVEVAAKLGCHLHIGQDDMTFRVARDKLGDDQLIGLSVGSQEELEAIADDARPDIIGIGPVHSTATKKDAPAGMGPDAAKALAHAARQRGISSVAIGGIKTHNAHELAGDDFSGICVVSDIMAAQDPAAAAAQLKEAFRG; encoded by the coding sequence ATGGCTATTGATTGGACGCTCTACCTCGTTACCGATCCGCATCTTGCAGGCAGGCGCGACAACGTCGTTGGGATTGTGCAAGAAGCTATTCGCGGCGGCGTTACCGTTGTTCAGCTGCGGGACAAAGAAGCAAGCGATGAGCAGATTGAAAGTACTGCGCGCGAATTGCTTGCCGTACTGGGCGATGTCCCGTTGTTTATCAACGACCGCGTTGAGGTGGCAGCCAAGCTCGGCTGCCACCTGCACATAGGTCAAGATGACATGACATTTCGCGTCGCCCGCGACAAGCTGGGCGACGATCAGCTGATCGGCTTATCCGTTGGGAGCCAAGAAGAGTTGGAAGCCATTGCGGATGATGCTCGCCCAGATATCATCGGCATTGGTCCCGTGCATTCGACCGCTACGAAGAAGGATGCCCCAGCCGGCATGGGTCCGGATGCGGCCAAGGCTCTCGCCCACGCCGCCCGACAGCGCGGTATTTCTTCTGTCGCCATCGGCGGGATTAAGACCCATAACGCGCACGAGCTGGCGGGCGACGATTTTTCCGGTATCTGTGTAGTAAGCGACATAATGGCAGCCCAAGATCCTGCAGCGGCTGCCGCTCAACTCAAGGAGGCTTTTCGTGGCTAA
- a CDS encoding NAD(P)/FAD-dependent oxidoreductase has protein sequence MTDTPYRPNGGRHHVVVVGAGFGGLNTVQKLKNADVEVTLIDKKNHHLFQPMLYQVATGMISAGEVAPSTRQLLRDQDNVHFVNAEVTDINLADQTVTAEQDEFCRTYAYDSLVVAAGSGQSYFGNDHFAEFAPGMKTLDDALELRSRIISAFEKAELTDDPAERERLLTFIIVGAGPTGVELTGQIAELANRTLNDVYSNYGTTSAKIYLLDGAPQVLPPFGKRLGRKAQRTLEKEGVQVHLNAMVTDVTADTVTYKDMKTEEETTLTGATKIWSAGVAASPLGKLVAEQAGVEADRAGRVSVNEDLTVGEHYNVYMVGDMISLNRLPGLAQVAIQGGVHVAKLIEAKVDEESTANEKEAFDYFDKGSMAIVKRFNAVVKLGKTEFGGFAGWMAWLGLHLTYVIGLRSRLAVLVNWATNILSRDRGNLEITTQQRIARNIINKHEK, from the coding sequence ATGACTGATACCCCTTATCGCCCCAACGGTGGCCGCCACCACGTCGTCGTGGTTGGTGCCGGCTTCGGTGGCCTTAACACCGTTCAGAAGCTGAAGAACGCCGATGTGGAAGTTACCCTCATCGATAAGAAGAACCACCACCTGTTCCAGCCGATGCTCTACCAGGTAGCAACCGGCATGATTTCCGCCGGTGAGGTTGCCCCTTCTACCCGCCAGTTGTTGCGCGATCAGGACAACGTCCACTTCGTTAACGCCGAGGTTACTGACATCAACCTAGCGGATCAGACGGTTACCGCTGAGCAGGACGAGTTCTGCCGCACTTATGCTTATGACTCCCTGGTTGTAGCCGCGGGTTCCGGTCAGTCCTACTTTGGCAACGACCACTTTGCCGAGTTCGCCCCTGGCATGAAGACCTTGGACGATGCCCTGGAGCTGCGTTCTCGCATCATCTCGGCGTTTGAAAAGGCTGAGCTTACCGACGACCCCGCGGAGCGCGAGCGCCTGCTCACCTTCATCATCGTTGGTGCTGGCCCGACTGGTGTTGAGCTCACCGGCCAGATCGCCGAGCTGGCAAACCGTACCCTCAACGATGTTTACTCCAACTACGGCACCACCTCCGCCAAGATCTACCTGCTCGATGGCGCCCCACAGGTTCTGCCGCCATTCGGCAAGCGCCTGGGCCGCAAGGCACAGCGCACCTTGGAAAAGGAAGGCGTACAGGTTCACCTCAACGCCATGGTGACCGACGTAACCGCGGATACCGTCACCTACAAGGACATGAAGACTGAGGAAGAGACCACCCTAACCGGCGCAACCAAGATCTGGTCCGCCGGTGTGGCCGCTTCCCCACTGGGCAAGCTGGTTGCTGAGCAGGCTGGCGTCGAGGCAGACCGCGCGGGGCGCGTCTCCGTGAACGAGGATCTGACCGTGGGCGAGCACTATAACGTCTACATGGTCGGCGATATGATTTCGCTCAACCGCCTGCCGGGTCTGGCACAGGTTGCAATCCAGGGTGGCGTGCACGTCGCTAAGCTCATCGAGGCCAAGGTGGACGAGGAGTCCACCGCAAACGAGAAGGAAGCCTTCGACTACTTTGATAAGGGCTCCATGGCCATCGTCAAGCGCTTCAACGCCGTCGTCAAGCTGGGCAAAACCGAGTTCGGTGGCTTCGCAGGCTGGATGGCTTGGCTGGGCCTGCACCTAACTTACGTTATTGGTCTGCGCAGCCGTTTGGCAGTCCTGGTTAACTGGGCAACCAATATTCTCTCCCGCGATCGCGGCAACTTGGAGATCACCACCCAGCAGCGCATCGCACGCAATATCATCAACAAGCACGAGAAGTAG